Proteins from one Dromiciops gliroides isolate mDroGli1 chromosome 6, mDroGli1.pri, whole genome shotgun sequence genomic window:
- the LOC122732823 gene encoding LOW QUALITY PROTEIN: ribosome biogenesis protein NSA2 homolog (The sequence of the model RefSeq protein was modified relative to this genomic sequence to represent the inferred CDS: substituted 2 bases at 2 genomic stop codons), translated as MIKQMGKEKAGKWELSLPKVYAQRETEVLKVICTRKKKEAWKRIVTKVCFIGDGFTXKPXKYKRFIRLIVLCFKKAHVTYLELKATVCLPILGVKNPSFPLYITLGPHVITKGIVTEVNVSDLSLRTQRGKNIWEKYLQVTTNLENERCINAVLLV; from the exons ATGAttaaacaaatgggaaaagagaaagctGGTAAATGGGAATTGTCCTTGCCAAAAGTTTATGcccagagagaaacagaagtgtTAAAAGTTATTTgtacaaggaagaaaaaggaggctTGGAAGAGAATAGTTACTAAAGTCTGCTTTATTGGGGATGGCTTTACTTGAAAaccataaaaatacaaaagattcaTTAGGCTAATAGTTTTGTGTTTTAAGAAGGCTCATGTAACTTATCTTGAACTTAAAGCCACTGTTTGCTTACCCATACTTGGTGTGAAGAACCCCTCATTTCCACTATATATAACTTTGGGT CCCCATGTCATTACCAAAGGTATTGTCACTGAAGTGAATGTTAGTGACTTGAGCCTTAGGACACAAAGAGGTAAAAATATCTGGGAAAAATATCTACAGGTTACCACcaatctggaaaatgaaagatgTATAAATGCTGTCTtgcttgtttga